CCCTATGAAATGCCCCTATTGTAAAAGCGCAGATTTAAAAGTGATTGATTCCCGTGACGTCAACGAAGGCATCAGGCGACGCAGGCAATGCCTTAGTTGTAATTCAAGGTTTACTACCTACGAAAGAATACAGCCCAGCAGCCTTTTTATTATCAAAAAGGATATGCGGCGGGAAGAATTTAACAAAGAAAAACTGCTTTCGGGGATTCAGAAAGCCTGCGGAAAGCGACCGCTGCCTATCGGAGCGATTCAAGAGCTTGCCGATAACATCGAAGCCGAGTTATACGGTTTGGGGAAAAGCGAGATAGACAGTTCTAAAGTTGGTGATATGGTAATGGAAGGGTTACGCAAAATGGATTACATTGCCTATATCAGATTCGCCAGCGTCTATCGTGATTTTAGTGATATTACCGATTTAAAACACGAAATAGATGCCTTGGTTAATGCCGGAATAATCAAAAAAAATAAGGCCGGCGGGCAATTGACCCTTTTGCCCGATGATACAACAGGAAAAAATATCCGGAAGGCGGAGAAATAGCTATTATGAGCAAAACCAACAATTCAAAAGAAAAAATAATCGACCGTACGCAAGTTGCCCGAATAATCTTTTCGGCGGCTGATTCGATGGGAATCTCCGACAGGAAGCGGATTGAACTGTTAGCGGGCCAAGTTATCGATAGGCTGGAGCGTCCGCAAACGTTGCCTGGCATGGAAGATTTGGTTCCCAAGAATTACCGCGCACCGCTTTCGGCAACCGAATCCGAAATCTTAAGCGTGGTTAAGGAATTTCTGG
Above is a genomic segment from Dehalococcoidales bacterium containing:
- the nrdR gene encoding transcriptional regulator NrdR, giving the protein MKCPYCKSADLKVIDSRDVNEGIRRRRQCLSCNSRFTTYERIQPSSLFIIKKDMRREEFNKEKLLSGIQKACGKRPLPIGAIQELADNIEAELYGLGKSEIDSSKVGDMVMEGLRKMDYIAYIRFASVYRDFSDITDLKHEIDALVNAGIIKKNKAGGQLTLLPDDTTGKNIRKAEK